The Crocosphaera subtropica ATCC 51142 genome includes a window with the following:
- a CDS encoding hybrid sensor histidine kinase/response regulator, which produces MTSDFSNILVVDDTPDNLRLLSAMLSEQGYKVRKALNGKTALNTIHQVAPDLILLDINMPSMNGYEVCQQLKDDPDTKDIPIIFISALDDVLDKVKAFELGGVDYITKPFQAEEVIARIENQLTIQRQKKQLQQEIKERAKTEQTLRIYLHAVSHDLRNPVLGFSMILKNFLKQKQDTIEISRKVLEQMSKSCDRQLNLINSLVETQQFEMGGISLNLKPLNLAKLSQQLATEWQPMLTEKQSTITLDIPQDLPLIKGDSDRLWRVLENLMANALKHNDPGIQLTLKADIIKPEKKDVKPNKIRCSLEDNGVGIDPELAATLFERYQRGNTAKKTLGLGLGLYLCRKIIEAHGGEIGVVTEPGQGATFWFSLPILEK; this is translated from the coding sequence ATGACCTCCGATTTTAGTAATATCTTAGTTGTTGATGATACCCCTGATAACCTGCGTCTCCTCTCAGCCATGTTATCAGAACAAGGTTATAAAGTTCGGAAAGCTCTCAATGGAAAAACAGCTTTAAACACCATTCATCAAGTTGCCCCAGATTTGATTTTATTGGACATCAATATGCCTTCGATGAATGGTTATGAAGTGTGTCAACAATTAAAAGATGATCCCGACACCAAAGACATTCCGATTATTTTTATTAGTGCGTTAGACGATGTATTAGATAAAGTCAAAGCCTTTGAATTAGGGGGAGTTGATTATATTACTAAACCCTTTCAAGCCGAAGAAGTCATTGCCAGAATTGAAAATCAATTGACCATACAACGGCAAAAAAAACAACTACAACAAGAAATAAAAGAAAGAGCCAAAACAGAACAAACTTTGAGAATTTATCTTCATGCTGTATCCCATGATTTAAGGAATCCCGTTTTAGGATTTTCTATGATTTTGAAAAACTTTTTAAAACAAAAACAAGATACCATAGAAATTTCGAGAAAAGTGTTAGAACAAATGTCAAAAAGTTGCGATCGCCAACTGAATTTAATTAATTCTTTGGTAGAAACCCAACAATTTGAAATGGGAGGAATTAGCCTTAATCTGAAACCCTTAAATTTAGCAAAATTAAGTCAACAGTTAGCCACAGAATGGCAACCGATGTTAACGGAAAAACAGTCCACCATCACTCTAGATATTCCTCAAGATTTACCTCTGATCAAAGGAGATAGCGATCGCCTGTGGCGGGTGCTAGAAAATCTCATGGCTAATGCCTTAAAACATAATGATCCAGGTATTCAATTAACCCTAAAAGCAGATATAATAAAGCCAGAAAAAAAAGACGTAAAACCCAATAAAATTCGCTGTAGTTTAGAAGATAATGGGGTGGGGATTGATCCTGAACTAGCAGCAACCTTATTTGAAAGATATCAAAGAGGAAACACAGCAAAAAAGACATTAGGGTTAGGATTAGGATTATATCTTTGCCGAAAAATTATTGAAGCTCATGGCGGAGAAATTGGGGTAGTCACAGAACCCGGTCAAGGGGCAACATTTTGGTTTAGCTTGCCCATTTTAGAGAAATGA
- a CDS encoding PAS domain S-box protein: MNDLNSEIEKDRLIQELQAEIIRLKADQKVALTMQETLRESEERWQLVVQGTNEGIWDWNLKTDEMFFSPRWKEMLGYGEQELPNHIDTWKQLLHPQDRERVMKILGDHFARKTDHYSAEFRLKCQDGNYKWILSRGKALWDATGTPVRMAGSHTDISDRKNEQILLTSLIDCIPDLVFCKDSKGVYKMCNNAFETFAGRDRKDIIGKSDFELFPPEEALGFREQDRFMMLQKQSHRNEEWITYPNGNRRLVDTLKTPFCCPEGKLMGTIGISRDITDRKQKEEAIKQQAERDALLSNIARQLIDQDLTTAVNFILASLGKFTKCDRSYIIRYFPEEKAWSMLHEWCNEYTPSTIHDSQNISLEVFPWFSQQLIEGKSICINRLDDFPPEATAEQEAYQNSLSPNLLVVPMMTGGQTVGYLGIDTNRYKKWKKEDVNLLKLVGELMAIAEARAIAEEAQKESQARFAGILDNANEAIISIDEQQNITLFNHAAEEIFGYTSEEVLGRAFNLLIPSRFTDAHYQHIKTFQHTAETARQMGGRRPVFGQRKDGTEFLAEVSISKIKLRGKTIFTAIIRDITERKQAEEALKQAKEQADAANRAKSEFLASMSHELRTPLNAILGFTQVMQRDHSLKGEHRQNLDIIGRSGEHLLELINDILEMTKIEAGRTTFNQTQFDLYRLLDNLESMLHLKAEEKNLQLLFEKNPDLPQYIETDEGKLRQVLINLLGNAIKFTQEGGVILRIKTNHSTDQNPTIILTFEIEDTGPGIAAEEVNQLFEAFGQTETGRNSNEGTGLGLPISRKFVELMGGEITVSSILGRGSLFTFTIEATIVHANTIKINKPPRRVIGLVSGQPQYRILAVDDRLESRILLVKLLSSMGFNVRQASNGQEALDIWQHWQPHLIWMDMRMPIVDGYQATQHIKATPEGQKTVIIALTASAFEEERNLVLSAGCDDFMRKPFREDVLWEKIAQHLGVQYIYEDLEDSHLSAQHSPVITPETTCQLQTLLEKMPAHWIKQLHQAALECSDDGILELVHQIPPGSQPLAITLQEWSENFLFDSVLELTQNTLKKAEGRRQEAEGLL; the protein is encoded by the coding sequence ATGAATGATCTTAACTCGGAAATAGAAAAAGATAGACTAATTCAAGAACTACAAGCAGAAATAATCCGCTTAAAAGCCGATCAAAAAGTGGCTTTAACCATGCAAGAAACCTTACGAGAAAGTGAGGAAAGATGGCAATTAGTGGTCCAGGGAACCAATGAAGGAATTTGGGACTGGAACTTAAAAACCGATGAAATGTTTTTTTCCCCTCGTTGGAAAGAAATGCTAGGTTACGGTGAGCAAGAATTACCCAATCATATTGATACATGGAAGCAATTACTTCATCCTCAAGATAGAGAAAGGGTGATGAAAATTTTAGGGGATCATTTTGCCAGAAAAACCGATCATTATAGTGCAGAATTTCGTTTAAAATGCCAAGATGGTAACTATAAATGGATACTTTCTCGGGGAAAAGCCTTATGGGACGCAACCGGAACCCCTGTCAGAATGGCCGGTTCTCATACCGATATCAGCGATCGCAAAAACGAACAAATCTTATTAACTTCATTAATAGATTGCATTCCTGATCTGGTTTTTTGCAAAGATTCCAAAGGAGTCTATAAAATGTGTAATAATGCCTTTGAAACCTTTGCCGGAAGAGATAGAAAAGACATTATCGGTAAAAGTGATTTTGAACTGTTTCCCCCAGAAGAAGCCTTAGGTTTTCGAGAACAAGATCGCTTTATGATGCTACAAAAACAGTCCCATCGTAACGAAGAATGGATCACTTATCCTAATGGTAACCGTCGCTTAGTTGATACCCTAAAAACCCCTTTTTGTTGTCCCGAAGGGAAGTTAATGGGAACCATTGGTATTAGTCGAGATATTACCGATCGCAAACAGAAAGAAGAAGCCATTAAACAACAAGCCGAAAGAGACGCTTTACTGAGTAATATTGCCAGACAATTAATTGATCAAGACTTAACAACTGCCGTCAATTTTATTTTGGCATCCTTAGGAAAATTTACTAAATGCGATCGCAGTTATATCATCCGTTATTTCCCCGAAGAAAAAGCCTGGAGTATGCTACATGAATGGTGTAATGAATATACTCCTTCAACGATCCATGATTCTCAAAATATTTCCTTAGAAGTCTTTCCTTGGTTTTCTCAACAACTCATAGAAGGAAAATCAATTTGTATTAACAGGTTAGACGATTTTCCCCCAGAAGCAACCGCAGAACAAGAAGCCTATCAAAACAGTTTAAGTCCCAATTTGTTAGTGGTTCCCATGATGACCGGAGGACAAACTGTCGGCTATTTAGGTATCGATACCAATCGCTATAAAAAGTGGAAAAAAGAAGATGTTAACCTCCTAAAATTAGTCGGAGAATTAATGGCGATCGCCGAAGCCAGAGCCATTGCAGAAGAAGCACAAAAAGAGTCCCAGGCAAGGTTTGCAGGTATTTTAGATAATGCCAACGAAGCGATTATTTCCATCGATGAACAACAAAATATAACCCTCTTTAACCATGCTGCTGAAGAAATCTTTGGTTATACCTCTGAAGAAGTATTAGGTCGAGCCTTTAATCTTTTAATCCCTTCCCGTTTTACTGACGCTCACTACCAACATATTAAGACCTTTCAACATACCGCAGAAACCGCCAGACAAATGGGGGGTCGTCGTCCCGTTTTTGGTCAACGAAAAGATGGAACGGAATTTTTAGCAGAAGTGTCTATTTCTAAAATTAAGTTGCGGGGAAAAACAATTTTTACAGCAATTATTAGAGATATAACCGAGCGAAAACAAGCAGAAGAAGCCTTAAAACAAGCCAAAGAACAAGCCGACGCAGCCAACCGTGCTAAAAGTGAATTTTTAGCCAGCATGAGCCACGAATTGCGTACCCCGTTAAACGCTATTTTGGGATTTACCCAAGTGATGCAAAGAGATCATAGTTTAAAAGGAGAACATAGACAAAATTTAGACATTATCGGCCGCAGTGGAGAACATTTATTAGAATTAATCAATGACATCTTAGAAATGACCAAAATTGAAGCAGGAAGAACCACCTTCAATCAAACTCAATTTGATCTCTATCGCCTGCTTGATAACCTAGAATCCATGCTGCATTTAAAAGCAGAAGAAAAAAACTTACAACTTCTCTTTGAAAAAAACCCAGACCTTCCCCAATACATAGAAACCGACGAAGGAAAACTGAGACAAGTTCTGATCAATCTCTTAGGAAATGCCATTAAATTCACCCAAGAAGGTGGGGTAATTTTACGAATTAAAACGAATCATAGCACTGACCAAAATCCAACAATTATCTTAACCTTTGAAATAGAAGATACAGGACCTGGTATTGCAGCCGAAGAAGTCAATCAACTCTTTGAAGCCTTCGGACAAACAGAAACCGGTCGTAACTCCAATGAAGGCACAGGATTAGGATTGCCCATTAGTCGTAAATTTGTAGAATTAATGGGAGGAGAAATCACCGTTAGTAGTATATTAGGCCGAGGCAGTTTATTTACCTTTACCATTGAGGCTACCATTGTTCATGCTAATACCATTAAAATTAATAAACCTCCTCGTCGAGTCATTGGGTTAGTTTCCGGTCAACCTCAATATCGCATTTTAGCCGTGGATGACCGTCTAGAAAGCCGTATTTTATTAGTTAAGTTATTATCTTCGATGGGGTTTAATGTTCGTCAAGCCAGTAACGGGCAAGAAGCTCTAGACATCTGGCAACATTGGCAACCCCATTTAATTTGGATGGATATGAGAATGCCTATTGTTGATGGTTATCAAGCCACCCAACATATCAAAGCCACCCCTGAAGGACAAAAAACAGTGATTATTGCCTTAACCGCTAGTGCCTTTGAAGAAGAACGCAATTTAGTCCTATCGGCCGGGTGTGACGATTTTATGCGTAAACCGTTTCGAGAAGATGTGTTATGGGAAAAAATTGCTCAACATCTTGGGGTTCAATATATTTATGAAGACTTAGAAGACTCACATCTTTCTGCTCAACACAGCCCAGTCATCACCCCAGAAACCACCTGTCAATTACAGACCCTTCTCGAAAAAATGCCCGCTCATTGGATCAAACAACTTCATCAAGCGGCCTTAGAATGTAGTGACGATGGCATACTTGAGTTAGTCCATCAAATTCCCCCTGGTAGTCAACCCCTAGCTATTACCCTTCAAGAATGGTCCGAAAACTTCTTATTTGATTCTGTCCTCGAATTAACTCAAAATACCTTGAAGAAGGCAGAAGGCAGGAGGCAAGAGGCAGAAGGCTTACTTTGA
- a CDS encoding FKBP-type peptidyl-prolyl cis-trans isomerase, translated as MVQAKLGDTVKVNYTGKLQDGTVFDSSVNRDPLQFSLGQGQVIAGFEEAIVGMSPGDNKSVTIPSEQAYGPYQDELVIVVDEKQMPSDLSVEVGQQLQMRHSSGQAVPVMVTNIAEDKVTLDANHPLAGKDLTFDIELVNIQ; from the coding sequence ATGGTACAAGCTAAACTTGGAGATACAGTCAAAGTCAACTATACAGGTAAATTGCAAGACGGGACAGTTTTTGATTCTTCTGTGAATCGTGATCCCTTACAATTTTCCCTCGGACAAGGTCAAGTCATTGCAGGGTTTGAAGAAGCCATCGTTGGAATGAGTCCAGGAGACAACAAAAGTGTTACCATTCCTTCAGAACAAGCCTACGGACCTTATCAAGATGAATTAGTGATTGTGGTAGATGAAAAACAGATGCCATCAGATTTATCTGTAGAAGTAGGGCAACAGTTGCAAATGCGTCATTCTAGCGGTCAAGCGGTTCCTGTGATGGTCACTAATATTGCTGAGGATAAAGTAACGTTAGACGCAAATCATCCCTTAGCAGGAAAAGATTTAACCTTTGATATTGAATTAGTTAACATTCAATAA
- a CDS encoding M14 family zinc carboxypeptidase has product MKPTIETLNLFKLASGDEFFLQLYQFIGKKRNKKVYIQSNLHGSEIVGNAVISQLIDFLSTLKKSELEGEIWLLPVCNPLGTNQRNHFFSSGRFNSYDGKDWNRIFWDYEKICHNLDEFVQENLKFDSLTIQENFLQQQKIAFSKQLEKINHPSGAPLFEQYRYQLQSLSMDANYVIDIHSSSNQCIDYLFCFPGEQENSAKYFQIDYGILMDTYDGDAFDEAFMKPWLALEKKFEKVGRKINVDRESWTLELGSGMKMNPQSVTIGVKGIINYLVKKGVLKLEHYSLISNEITLVSRQNIRNYYAPTGGMIQNRLSLKTRVQAGDKLYEILSFNKRGYLPEVIQVCAEKDGFVFDVSTNYSVNQGDYVLALCSINLEHLC; this is encoded by the coding sequence ATGAAACCAACCATTGAAACGTTAAATTTATTTAAGCTTGCTTCTGGTGATGAGTTTTTTCTGCAACTGTATCAGTTTATAGGTAAAAAAAGGAATAAAAAAGTTTATATTCAATCGAATTTACATGGGTCGGAAATTGTTGGTAATGCAGTTATTTCACAATTAATTGATTTTTTATCCACCCTGAAGAAAAGTGAACTAGAGGGAGAAATTTGGTTACTTCCAGTCTGTAATCCTCTAGGTACAAATCAACGAAATCATTTTTTTTCTTCGGGACGGTTTAATAGTTATGACGGGAAAGATTGGAATCGAATCTTTTGGGACTATGAAAAAATCTGTCATAATTTAGATGAGTTTGTGCAAGAAAATTTAAAGTTTGATTCTCTAACAATTCAAGAAAATTTTTTACAACAACAAAAAATAGCTTTTAGCAAACAACTCGAAAAAATCAATCATCCCAGTGGTGCGCCTTTGTTTGAACAGTATCGTTATCAATTACAATCTTTATCGATGGATGCTAACTATGTAATCGATATTCATAGTTCTAGTAATCAATGTATTGATTATCTTTTTTGTTTCCCTGGAGAACAGGAAAACAGTGCTAAATATTTTCAGATAGATTATGGCATTTTAATGGATACTTATGATGGAGATGCCTTTGATGAAGCTTTTATGAAACCTTGGTTAGCGTTAGAAAAGAAGTTTGAAAAAGTAGGAAGAAAAATAAATGTTGATCGGGAGTCTTGGACGTTAGAATTAGGCTCAGGAATGAAAATGAATCCTCAATCAGTTACCATTGGAGTAAAAGGTATTATTAATTATTTAGTCAAAAAAGGAGTATTAAAATTAGAACATTATTCTCTAATTAGTAACGAAATTACTTTAGTTTCTCGTCAAAATATCAGAAACTATTATGCCCCTACGGGTGGCATGATTCAAAATAGATTATCCCTAAAAACGAGGGTACAAGCAGGGGATAAACTTTACGAAATTCTCAGTTTTAATAAACGAGGATATTTACCCGAAGTTATTCAGGTTTGTGCAGAAAAAGATGGCTTTGTCTTTGATGTATCTACTAATTATTCAGTTAATCAAGGGGATTATGTATTGGCCCTTTGTAGTATCAATCTAGAACACTTATGTTAA
- a CDS encoding DUF3124 domain-containing protein, translating to MVFYGRVPFIYCLVLALLMGCTQLQPIKSPSHLSTEEQLQQSPGVREISSEQLPPLITGQVIYVPIYSEIYNFDQNQVSQLVATLSLRNTDINHSIIIETVDYYDSGGKKVKAYLRQPIQLAPLASTTVVVPRDDRTGGSGANFIIQWRSDQQVSQPIFEAIMINTFSQQGMSFVSSGRVIKERKN from the coding sequence ATGGTGTTTTATGGGAGAGTTCCTTTTATCTATTGTCTAGTTCTTGCATTATTAATGGGTTGTACACAACTCCAACCCATAAAGTCTCCCTCTCACCTTTCAACAGAGGAACAGTTACAACAAAGTCCAGGAGTCAGAGAAATTTCCTCAGAGCAACTACCCCCTCTCATCACTGGTCAAGTGATTTATGTTCCCATCTATTCAGAAATTTATAATTTTGACCAAAATCAAGTCTCCCAGTTGGTTGCTACTCTGAGTCTTCGTAATACTGATATAAATCACTCCATTATCATTGAAACCGTAGATTACTACGACTCTGGAGGAAAAAAAGTCAAGGCTTACTTAAGGCAACCCATTCAACTAGCCCCATTAGCTTCTACGACAGTTGTTGTTCCCAGAGACGATCGAACGGGAGGAAGTGGTGCTAACTTTATTATCCAGTGGAGGAGTGATCAACAGGTGAGCCAACCTATCTTTGAAGCTATCATGATTAATACCTTTTCTCAACAAGGGATGTCTTTTGTCAGTTCAGGACGAGTTATTAAAGAACGCAAAAATTAA
- a CDS encoding aspartate aminotransferase: MSLSWMRRADRLKALPPYVFARLDELKARAREQGLDLIDLGMGNPDGMAPQPVIEGAIAALQQPQTHGYPPFEGTASFREAITAWYHRCYRVDLDSSSEALPLIGSKEGLGHLALAYINPGDVVLVPSPSYPAHFRGPLIAGAQLYPIILSAEKDWLIDLHSIPDNIAKAAKILYFNYPNNPTTATAPKAFFEEIVKWATHYEIMLVHDLCYAELAFDGYQPTSLLEIPGGKDIGVEFHTLSKTYNMAGWRVGFVVGNAEIIQGLRTLKTNLDYGIFAAVQAAAETALNLPDSYIKQVQERYQNRRDFLIQGLGELGWNIKPSQATMYLWVKCPTHTNSTDFALDVLEKTGIVFTPGNAFGEGGEGYVRISLIAECDRLGEALSRLKQAGIGYV, from the coding sequence ATGAGTTTGAGTTGGATGCGTCGTGCCGATCGCTTAAAAGCCTTGCCTCCCTATGTTTTCGCCCGATTAGACGAACTGAAAGCGAGGGCAAGAGAACAGGGATTAGATTTAATAGACTTAGGAATGGGAAACCCAGATGGAATGGCACCGCAACCAGTCATTGAAGGGGCGATCGCAGCGTTGCAACAGCCCCAAACTCATGGCTATCCACCCTTTGAAGGAACGGCTAGTTTTCGTGAAGCGATTACTGCTTGGTATCATCGCTGTTATCGGGTGGACTTAGATTCAAGCAGTGAAGCGTTACCTTTAATTGGCTCAAAAGAAGGTTTAGGCCATTTAGCTTTAGCTTATATTAATCCTGGGGATGTGGTTTTAGTTCCTAGTCCTTCTTATCCGGCTCATTTTCGTGGACCGTTAATTGCCGGGGCGCAACTCTATCCCATTATTTTATCAGCAGAAAAAGACTGGTTAATTGATCTCCATTCTATCCCTGACAATATTGCCAAAGCAGCTAAAATTTTATATTTTAATTATCCTAATAATCCTACGACAGCAACAGCCCCGAAAGCATTTTTTGAAGAAATTGTTAAATGGGCAACCCATTACGAAATCATGTTAGTACATGATCTTTGTTATGCGGAATTAGCCTTTGATGGTTATCAACCTACTAGCTTACTAGAAATTCCTGGGGGTAAAGACATTGGGGTAGAATTTCATACCCTTTCTAAAACCTATAATATGGCCGGTTGGCGGGTGGGTTTTGTGGTCGGAAATGCCGAAATTATTCAAGGGTTAAGAACGTTAAAAACGAATCTTGATTATGGTATTTTTGCAGCCGTTCAAGCAGCAGCAGAAACCGCTTTAAACTTACCTGATAGTTATATTAAACAAGTTCAAGAAAGATATCAAAACAGACGGGATTTTCTCATTCAAGGGTTGGGAGAATTGGGTTGGAACATTAAACCGTCTCAAGCAACCATGTACCTTTGGGTCAAGTGTCCCACTCATACTAATTCGACGGATTTTGCCCTCGATGTTCTTGAAAAAACAGGGATTGTCTTTACCCCTGGCAATGCTTTCGGGGAAGGGGGAGAAGGGTATGTCAGAATCAGTTTAATTGCTGAATGCGATCGCTTAGGAGAAGCTTTAAGTCGCCTTAAACAAGCTGGAATTGGTTATGTTTAA
- a CDS encoding cytochrome P450 yields the protein MKAPSHPLPPGRFGLPIVGETLQFLLDPNFADKREKQYGSIYKTQILGRKTVFMSGSKANQFILSSHMDHFSWGKGWPNNFQELLGRSLFVQDGQEHQRNRKLLMPAFHGQALAKYLTTMEQIISQYLSKWEKQKYLTWFPEMKKMTFEIASVLLLGTSPGENIEVLSQWFAELTNGLFAIFPLRTGWSKYGKALAARDRLLEYIDQQIEERISNPGDDALGLMIQTRDENEGHLSKEEIKVQALLLLFAGHETTTSMLVSFCMALAQHRDILEKAKAEQKALNIDRDLTPEKLKQMTYLEQILKEVERLYPPVGGGFRGVVKPFVFNGYYVPEHWIVSYRINASHQDRNVFPNPEKFDPDRFSRQREEHKKTEYSLVGFGGGPRFCLGYGFAQMEMKIFASLLLRHYFWEILPDQNLTLDAIPTLHPRSGLKVKLVSSLN from the coding sequence ATGAAAGCACCATCCCATCCATTACCCCCAGGTCGTTTTGGTTTACCCATAGTAGGTGAAACCCTCCAATTTTTGCTAGATCCCAATTTTGCCGATAAACGAGAAAAACAATACGGTTCTATCTATAAAACCCAGATTTTAGGTCGTAAGACAGTGTTTATGAGTGGCTCAAAAGCTAATCAGTTTATATTATCGAGTCATATGGATCATTTTTCTTGGGGCAAAGGGTGGCCGAATAATTTCCAAGAACTATTAGGAAGATCCTTATTTGTCCAAGATGGCCAAGAGCATCAACGCAACCGTAAGTTATTAATGCCGGCTTTTCACGGTCAAGCCTTAGCTAAATATTTGACAACCATGGAGCAAATTATTAGTCAATATTTGTCAAAGTGGGAAAAGCAGAAGTATTTAACTTGGTTTCCTGAAATGAAAAAAATGACCTTTGAAATTGCCAGTGTCTTACTTCTAGGAACATCCCCAGGAGAAAATATTGAGGTTTTATCTCAGTGGTTTGCCGAGTTAACCAATGGTTTATTTGCTATCTTCCCCTTACGCACAGGATGGTCTAAATATGGTAAAGCCTTAGCAGCACGTGATCGCCTTTTAGAGTATATTGATCAACAAATAGAAGAAAGAATCTCAAATCCGGGAGACGATGCACTGGGTTTAATGATACAAACCAGGGACGAAAATGAAGGACACCTCAGCAAAGAAGAAATCAAAGTACAAGCCTTACTGTTATTATTTGCTGGCCACGAAACTACTACCTCTATGCTCGTTAGTTTCTGTATGGCGTTAGCACAACATAGGGATATTTTAGAGAAAGCAAAAGCAGAACAAAAAGCATTAAATATTGACAGGGATTTAACCCCAGAAAAGCTCAAACAGATGACTTATCTTGAGCAAATTCTCAAAGAAGTAGAACGTCTTTATCCACCGGTCGGAGGTGGGTTTAGGGGGGTGGTTAAACCGTTTGTTTTCAATGGTTATTACGTTCCTGAACATTGGATTGTTAGCTATCGGATTAATGCTTCTCATCAAGATAGAAATGTGTTTCCTAATCCTGAAAAATTTGATCCCGATCGCTTCAGTCGTCAACGAGAAGAACATAAAAAAACAGAGTACAGTTTAGTGGGTTTTGGTGGAGGACCGAGATTTTGTTTAGGCTATGGGTTTGCCCAGATGGAAATGAAAATTTTTGCTTCTCTGTTATTGCGTCATTACTTCTGGGAAATACTGCCCGATCAAAACTTAACCCTTGATGCTATTCCCACCCTTCATCCACGTTCAGGATTGAAGGTTAAATTAGTGAGTTCTTTAAATTAA
- a CDS encoding MEKHLA domain-containing protein: protein MINQPWQQEKVIRRTQLILSSFEHWLGRSLLENFGITEVKTDPLDVSKQLFEADLIVVSHGTQRDPIFNYGNQKALDIWELTWSEFIQTPSRKTAEAIEQKERDRLLAETTEKGFSYFSTIRITKTGKRFQINNGIVWNVIDKGQTYQGQAAVYSDFYFLP from the coding sequence ATGATTAATCAGCCTTGGCAACAAGAAAAGGTGATCCGAAGAACCCAATTAATTCTCAGCAGTTTTGAGCATTGGTTGGGCCGTTCTTTATTGGAAAACTTTGGCATAACTGAGGTCAAAACTGATCCTCTAGACGTTTCAAAACAACTGTTTGAAGCTGACTTGATAGTTGTTTCTCATGGCACTCAAAGAGATCCTATCTTTAATTACGGGAATCAAAAAGCCTTAGATATCTGGGAATTAACTTGGTCTGAATTTATCCAAACCCCCTCTAGGAAAACAGCCGAAGCAATAGAACAAAAAGAGCGCGATCGCCTTCTAGCTGAAACCACGGAAAAAGGTTTTTCCTATTTCTCTACCATCCGTATCACCAAGACAGGCAAACGTTTTCAAATTAATAATGGTATTGTTTGGAATGTTATTGATAAGGGACAAACGTATCAGGGACAAGCTGCTGTTTATTCTGACTTTTATTTCTTACCTTAA